From the genome of Brassica oleracea var. oleracea cultivar TO1000 chromosome C4, BOL, whole genome shotgun sequence:
TTTTTTCTTGATTCTTCTGTTTTGTCGTTGACATTGAAGTGAACTTGAGCTTAGTCAAGTTGCAAGTTCAAGCTTGAATAATGCATTTTGACTTCGGACATAAAACAAATGACAACCAAAACCAATCCATACAGAACATGTTGAATTTTCAACGAGGAGTAACATCGGTGATTGTTGCTTCATCTACGGAACAAGGAATAGACTTACTACTCGACTGACCTGGCTCCAATCCATGGGCTAAAGGGTTTGATCTTGGTCCGTTCCCAAAAAAAAATCCAGGTGTCCTAGGCACAGGCAGAGTGACTGAGCTGTTTGTGAGCATTTGGTATATAGTCGACAATGTTGGACGATCTACAGGATTTTCTTGAACACATAACATCCCAATATGAATATATCTAATGACTTCATCGCGTTTACAATCTTCTTTGATACCATTATCTACAAACTCAATCAATGATTCGTTCTCCCAAAGTCTCCAGACCTGTTGAAGTTATGTAAATACATATATTCATAACTATGATCACCGTTTAAAAGAATCCAACAAAATTTGGAACATTATTAGTTTATGATTTCTCACGTATGTGACTAAGTTCTTAACCAAACCATCCATTTGGTAAAAGCTGCTGTTCTTTCTGCCACTAATGATCTCAAGGATCAAGACTCTAAAGCTATAAACATCTGATTTCGTCGAGAATTGGCCATGCGTCACATATTCAGGTGGCATGTAACCGCTGCAAAAACACAGGTTAAATTGGCAGAAGAATGGCACATTAAAATAACTTTGTCAACTTCATTTATGGATATTCTTACAAGGTCCCAACTACTCTTGCTGTATTGGCTACAGTTTGGTCCACTCCAAAGATCCTTGCCATTCCGAAATCAGCGATTTTCGGATTCATGTGAGCATCTAAGAGAATGTTACTTGCTTTGAGGTCGCGGTGTATAATTTTTAGCCGTGAATCTTGATGAAGATATAGAACTCCTCGAGTGATTCCCACAACGATGTTGCGTCTCACTGTCCAGTTCAACTGAACTCTCTTACTAGGGTCTGTATATTCATATATAATCACATATACCTATCTATAAGAAGAATAAATAACAGACAAGGGTATGCCAAAACTGAAGTTAACTTACCAAAGAGGAAAT
Proteins encoded in this window:
- the LOC106340174 gene encoding cysteine-rich receptor-like protein kinase 17 isoform X2, with the protein product MRPSCFFRWELFPFSGVFDNINLQFRPSLAPSLPPSSPHSEADLTSKTKTKDKWFSGGKIAATVIVVFVAIIVSVVGIAKRRKRKQDIELPTESVQFDLKTIEAATNNFSEHNKLGEGGFGEVYKGMLMNGTEVAVKRLSKTSGQGEVEFKNEVVVVAKLQHRNLVRLLGFSLHGEEKLLVYEFVPNQSLDYFLFVRRNIVVGITRGVLYLHQDSRLKIIHRDLKASNILLDAHMNPKIADFGMARIFGVDQTVANTARVVGTFGYMPPEYVTHGQFSTKSDVYSFRVLILEIISGRKNSSFYQMDGLVKNLVTYVWRLWENESLIEFVDNGIKEDCKRDEVIRYIHIGMLCVQENPVDRPTLSTIYQMLTNSSVTLPVPRTPGFFFGNGPRSNPLAHGLEPGQSSSKSIPCSVDEATITDVTPR
- the LOC106340174 gene encoding cysteine-rich receptor-like protein kinase 17 isoform X1, translated to MRPSCFFRWELFPFSGVFDNINLQFRPSLAPSLPPSSPHSEADLTSKTKTKDKWFSGGKIAATVIVVFVAIIVSVVGIAKRRKRKQDIELPTESVQFDLKTIEAATNNFSEHNKLGEGGFGEVYKGMLMNGTEVAVKRLSKTSGQGEVEFKNEVVVVAKLQHRNLVRLLGFSLHGEEKLLVYEFVPNQSLDYFLFDPSKRVQLNWTVRRNIVVGITRGVLYLHQDSRLKIIHRDLKASNILLDAHMNPKIADFGMARIFGVDQTVANTARVVGTFGYMPPEYVTHGQFSTKSDVYSFRVLILEIISGRKNSSFYQMDGLVKNLVTYVWRLWENESLIEFVDNGIKEDCKRDEVIRYIHIGMLCVQENPVDRPTLSTIYQMLTNSSVTLPVPRTPGFFFGNGPRSNPLAHGLEPGQSSSKSIPCSVDEATITDVTPR